In Necator americanus strain Aroian chromosome IV, whole genome shotgun sequence, the following proteins share a genomic window:
- a CDS encoding hypothetical protein (NECATOR_CHRIV.G15672.T1), with product MLRLNLVNANQFVILDSSELLNPSKFRCEGSLGLIFEHRLPIFSFHCFEAKAEWFNQFLSETSPLDSVAFCKGHLSEKKVKNLHKTALTKIKQAGADVQAVYVGLCPCNCSSYCSSNANFLPRTCLSNVAFEIVFLNSTTSSSPKVSAAAEKENTATERKSTETEKKLPFLSSGTHVPIQETSKISQETSTPTQETDQTTTTSLPVHGQGVSFKSTTHTPRSKTTFLNFPDPYTSTTLQTVRTTDSQRDSSTSTKYQTKFTHNYAEIIATTMSRNLDTSFVMLNTSDAETIKIPFASSEVSIKTRTSPLSKLTILSTTENDKSADNEFLSPAGSGAALNVSRTTISQRSSNIFSQGDVTTVETSAKTTEEKDQATDSGLKTSQSTVGVSEISSTITSQQSSDCLSQEVTTTVSKPAKTTEEKDQATDSGLKTSQSAVGASEISSIITSQQSSDIRGQQDTTTVGKPTRTTREEDQTVDYGSTVLQSSVGAIKTSGTSTSHSNIHGQEDTTTVEKLAKITKELTETADYGFTTLQSSADAYIKVSGTSTPQRSSITYNQEDLTTVEELPRSTEETSYTFKSITFDALSDSFATIASSAGDEEGSVHGFERTLESTRVRQKSIETTMSEESISTSMFNYSSSESTIFSNVSMAMTRAGESETSTASLVSVSGISDHESSDHQLTSGSSHRTSTTKILLKQTTVLHEDSSAQANQEPEISMSLEKESSTGGHISRSASETQEVSYSSTKRTEGKYSKNEFLLYTDIDTGTSSGISEEYNNTSKYKSTPKKKGSSESIGPPELSETRSNIKVVTSTTAYESFSTASGSAGSSETVKPSEKQSGIRTTIGTNKYQDTFPANNSTGSTGAAKLNETRSNTEAAVSITKNQRTHTTNNNDGRVEADQDTESSRFTSPAVFTSSRKKFLTDVSSEIINTVKADFETTSDKLEIPDIPYNASSTTLSKQFPSKPTTREVALFSSSTWSSSKAKSDLPPTSTPLVLLNWTSALVRERHSTKFFESSSASQPNATLFGNKIETLASKLTSAATNAKSGNTTPAYHTFNELSTLSLANADNLEIGESTELFKTNKKPSFDIVYRTTLATETSTVMKRDQNIAIAFFRHLIHRHIERFCVERHTTEEALLTLSSNSPDDFFLKIYNHNFCKICFYEIKLGRSPARTARNIFAVLGKRIDDEYTALKNCQSDDDSDLADERDFGDPEVVKLIRTRSPSTILFFVNEHDSEMIKKNRTVRIVSIEGSTNFALAVNRTAGLSETIEDVNALCRKTKYCNEMQCNLDDFVFYGISTKLILPSNYKKLDIGQSLNVSCAEQNSSKVIEVTCGERGTLQPYPPSIICSVDDSDGKELKDAEVPMNNEIRKSCDECNQIGTDRCEEVEGGFMCFCKPNWSGAVCWISPNQCEIQQLQCGHNGTCFSEVDRAYCWCDEGYAGVHCEVSKANLSLLGPAEGSVDAAVTGSAVALSTTEILLMVGKGLLLLYCPKEGQDTQVFYQNLRSLVISVAGLVVLLFHHPGLLDISPFYCSLWFCMVTILYSLGIGFFALEARNVYEVAQVKKRNSWDDFLGRTAFGAPKIAVGNY from the exons ATGCTTCGATTAAACTTAGTTAACGCCAACCAATTCGTTATTTTAGATTCAAGCGAGTTATTGAATCCTTCTAAATTTCGTTGCGAAGGAAGTCTTGGGCTGATTTTCGAACATAGATTGCCgatattctcttttcattgtttcgAAGCCAAAGCAGAATGGTTCAATCAATTTTTGAGTGAGACAAGTCCTTTGGATTCCGTTGCATTCTGCAAAGGACAcctcagtgaaaaaaaagttaagaatCTCCATAAAACTGCACTCACAAAGATCAAACAAGCAGGAGCTGATGTGCAAGCAGTCTATGTAGGACTATGTCCATGCAACTGCTCTTCTTACTGTTCCAGTAATGCTAACTTCTTGCCTAGAACATGCCTCTCTAATGTAgcatttgaaattgtttttctgAATTCGACAACCTCCAGTTCTCCAAAAGTGAGTGCGGCAGCTGAGAAAGAGAATACGGCAACGGAGAGAAAGAGTACAGAGACCGAGAAGAAGCTCCCATTTTTATCGAGTGGTACGCATGTTCCTATTCAGGAAACAAGCAAAATATCGCAGGAAACATCCACACCTACTCAAGAAACAGATCAGACGACCACAACATCACTCCCTGTGCATGGTCAAGGAGTGTCGTTCAAATCAACGACTCACACACCTCGCAGTAAAACAACGTTTTTGAACTTTCCTGATCCGTACACGTCTACCACTCTTCAGACAGTGAGAACTACAGATTCACAAAGGGATTCCAGTACGTCAACGAAGTACCAAACAAAATTTACTCACAACTATGCGGAAATAATTGCTACTACCATGTCGAGGAATCTCGACACTTCTTTCGTAATGCTGAACACATCGGATGCAGAAACGATAAAGATTCCCTTTGCTTCTTCTGAGGTATCTATTAAGACTCGAACATCACCGCTGTCAAAACTGACGATTTTGAGCACAACTGAAAATGATAAATCAGCCGATAATGAATTTTTATCACCGGCAGGCAGCGGTGCAGCATTAAATGTTTCAAGAACGACAATTTCGCAGCGATcttccaacattttttcccAAGGAGACGTGACGACGGTGGAAACGTCAGCAAAAACTACAGAGGAAAAGGATCAAGCCACAGATTCCGGGCTTAAAACATCTCAAAGTACAGTAGGTGTATCAGAGATTTCGAGTACGATTACCTCGCAACAATCTTCTGATTGTCTTAGTCAAGAGGTCACGACAACCGTGAGTAAGCCAGCAAAAACTACAGAGGAAAAGGATCAAGCCACAGATTCCGGGCTTAAAACATCTCAAAGTGCAGTAGGTGCATCAGAGATTTCGAGTATCATTACCTCGCAACAATCTTCCGATATTCGTGGTCAACAGGACACCACAACCGTGGGGAAGCCAACAAGGACTACAAGGGAAGAAGATCAAACAGTAGACTACGGATCTACAGTATTGCAAAGTAGTGTTGGTGCAATAAAGACTTCAGGTACGAGTACTTCGCATTCCAACATTCATGGCCAAGAAGACACAACAACCGTGGAAAAGCtagcaaaaattacaaaggAACTGACGGAAACAGCAGATTACGGATTTACAACATTGCAAAGTAGTGCTGATGCATACATAAAAGTTTCAGGTACGAGTACTCCGCAGCGATCTTCCATTACTTATAACCAAGAAGATTTGACAACGGTGGAGGAACTACCAAGGAGTACGGAAGAAACCTCGTACacttttaaaagcatcacgtTTGATGCGCTTTCTGACTCGTTTGCTACCATCGCTTCTTCAGCTGGAGATGAGGAAGGAAGTGTACATGGTTTCGAAAGAACATTGGAATCCACGAGAGTACGTCAAAAAAGTATTGAAACGACGATGTCAGAAGAAAGTATTTCTACCTCAATGTTCAACTATTCAAGTTCAGAAAGTACcatcttttcaaatgtttcgATGGCGATGACAAGAGCTGGAGAGTCAGAAACCTCTACAGCCTCACTAGTTTCTGTCTCTGGAATTTCGGACCATGAATCCTCTGATCATCAGCTCACATCTGGGAGCAGCCATAGAACATCAACCACAAAAATATTGTTGAAGCAAACTACTGTTCTCCACGAGGATTCTTCAGCACAGGCAAATCAAGAACCAGAAATTTCGATGtctcttgaaaaagaaagcagtaCTGGTGGTCACATTTCTCGCAGTGCTAGTGAAACACAGGAGGTTAGCTATTCATCTACCAAACGAACAGAGGGtaagtattcaaaaaatgagttCCTACTTTATACTGACATCGACACTGGAACTTCCAGCGGCATAAGCGAAGAATATAATAACACGAGCAAATATAAAAGcacacctaaaaaaaaaggtagtaGTGAGAGCATCGGACCACCAGAACTGAGTGAAACACGATCAAACATCAAAGTAGTAACCAGCACAACTGCGTACGAAAGTTTTTCGACTGCGAGTGGCAGTGCGGGGAGCAGCGAAACAGTGAAACCAAGCGAAAAACAATCAGGTATCAGAACAACAATTGGCACAAACAAGTACCAGGACACTTTTCCTGCAAATAACAGTACTGGGAGCACTGGAGCAGCAAAACTGAATGAAACACGATCGAATACGGAAGCAGCAGTTAGCATAACCAAGAACCAAAGGACGCATACTACAAATAATAATGACGGAAGAGTTGAAGCAGATCAGGATACTGAATCATCCAGATTTACTTCTCCGGCAGTGTTCACTtcttcaagaaagaaatttctaactGACGTTTCTAGCGAAATCATCAATACGGTCAAAGCCGACTTCGAAACCACCAGTGATAAGTTGGAGATCCCAGATATCCCGTATAACGCATCATCGACTACACTGAGCAAACAATTCCCTTCCAAACCGACGACAAGAGAAGTGGCTTTGTTCTCGTCTTCGACTTGGTCATCGAGCAAAGCTAAAAGCGATTTGCCGCCTACTTCGACACCATTAGTTTTGCTGAACTGGACCTCTGCATTAGTGAGAGAACGCCATTCCACGAAGTTCTTCGAGTCCTCATCAGCATCGCAACCGAACGCAACGCTGTTCggtaataaaatagaaacacTGGCATCCAAACTGACAAGTGCAGCCACAAATGCGAAAAGTGGGAATACCACTCCAGCATACCATACGTTCAACGAACTCAGCACTTTATCACTAGCCAACGCGGATAATCTGGAAATCGGTGAGAGTACGGAAttattcaaaacaaacaaaaaaccaagTTTTGACATAGTGTATCGGACAACGCTAGCGACAGAGACGTCAACAG TTATGAAGAGGGATCAGAATATTGCTATCGCATTCTTTCGTCACTTGATTCATCGACATATCGAAAG GTTTTGTGTGGAAAGACATACAACGGAAGAAGCACTGCTTACTTTATCATCCAATTCTCctgacgatttttttctcaaa atATACAATcacaatttttgtaaaatctgCTTCTACGAGATCAAGCTTGGTCGAAGTCCCGCTCGAACCGCCCGAAACATTTTTGCAGTATTGGGCAAGAGAATTGACGACGAATACACG GCCCTGAAAAACTGTCAAAGTGATGATGATAGCGATCTAGCTGATGAAAGAGACTTCGGAGATCCGGAAGTTGTAAAGCTAATACGCACCAGAAG CCCATCTACAATTCTGTTCTTCGTGAATGAGCATGACTCTGAAATGATCAAGAAGAACAGAACTGTTCGAATTGTTTCAATCGAAGGATCTACAAACTTCGCTCTGGCGGTGAATAGAACTGCTGGACTAAGCGAAACTATCGAGGATGTGAACGCTTTGTGCAGAAAAACAA AGTACTGCAATGAAATGCAATGCAACCTCGACGACTTTGTATTCTATGGGATAAGCACTAAACTTATACTGCCATCAAACTATAAAAAATTGGACATTGGACAAAGTTTGAA TGTTTCTTGTGCAGAACAAAACAGCAGCAAAGTCATCGAGGTGACATGTGGAGAGAGAGGCACACTGCAACCGTATCCACCGTCCATCATCTGCAGTGTTGATG aTTCTGACGGCAAGGAACTAAAAGATGCGGAAGTTCCAATGAACAACGAAATACGCAAATCATGTGACGAATGCAATCAAATCGGGACCGATAGATGTGAAGAAGTGGAAGGAGGGTTTATGTGCTTTTGCAAGCCCAACTGGAGT GGCGCCGTTTGTTGGATTTCTCCTAACCAGTGTGAAATTCAGCAACTTCAATGCGGTCACAACGGCACCTGCTTTTCGGAGGTTGATCGG GCTTATTGCTGGTGCGATGAAGGGTATGCCGGCGTTCACTGCGAAGTATCAAAGGCTAATTTGTCTCTTCTTGGGCCTGCTGAA GGTTCCGTTGATGCTGCGGTGACTGGAAGTGCAGTAGCGCTCTCAACTACTGAGATCCTATTGATGGTAGGAAAAGGATTACTCCTTCTATATTGTCCAAAAGAAGGACAG gacacACAAGTATTCTATCAAAATTTGCGCTCCTTGGTAATCTCAGTTGCGGGCCTTGTGGTTCTTCTGTTCCATCATCCAGGACTTCTCGACATCTCTCCTTTTTACTGTAGCTTATGGTTTTGCATGGTTACAATCCTCTATTCACTAG gAATTGGCTTTTTCGCACTGGAAGCTCGTAATGTGTACGAGGTAGCGCAAGTAAAGAAAAGGAATAGCTGGGACGATTTTCTGGGAAGAACAGCATTTGGAGCTCCCAAAATAGCGGTGGGTAACTACTAA
- a CDS encoding hypothetical protein (NECATOR_CHRIV.G15672.T2) — MSRNLDTSFVMLNTSDAETIKIPFASSEVSIKTRTSPLSKLTILSTTENDKSADNEFLSPAGSGAALNVSRTTISQRSSNIFSQGDVTTVETSAKTTEEKDQATDSGLKTSQSTVGVSEISSTITSQQSSDCLSQEVTTTVSKPAKTTEEKDQATDSGLKTSQSAVGASEISSIITSQQSSDIRGQQDTTTVGKPTRTTREEDQTVDYGSTVLQSSVGAIKTSGTSTSHSNIHGQEDTTTVEKLAKITKELTETADYGFTTLQSSADAYIKVSGTSTPQRSSITYNQEDLTTVEELPRSTEETSYTFKSITFDALSDSFATIASSAGDEEGSVHGFERTLESTRVRQKSIETTMSEESISTSMFNYSSSESTIFSNVSMAMTRAGESETSTASLVSVSGISDHESSDHQLTSGSSHRTSTTKILLKQTTVLHEDSSAQANQEPEISMSLEKESSTGGHISRSASETQEVSYSSTKRTEGKYSKNEFLLYTDIDTGTSSGISEEYNNTSKYKSTPKKKGSSESIGPPELSETRSNIKVVTSTTAYESFSTASGSAGSSETVKPSEKQSGIRTTIGTNKYQDTFPANNSTGSTGAAKLNETRSNTEAAVSITKNQRTHTTNNNDGRVEADQDTESSRFTSPAVFTSSRKKFLTDVSSEIINTVKADFETTSDKLEIPDIPYNASSTTLSKQFPSKPTTREVALFSSSTWSSSKAKSDLPPTSTPLVLLNWTSALVRERHSTKFFESSSASQPNATLFGNKIETLASKLTSAATNAKSGNTTPAYHTFNELSTLSLANADNLEIGESTELFKTNKKPSFDIVYRTTLATETSTVMKRDQNIAIAFFRHLIHRHIERFCVERHTTEEALLTLSSNSPDDFFLKALKNCQSDDDSDLADERDFGDPEVVKLIRTRSPSTILFFVNEHDSEMIKKNRTVRIVSIEGSTNFALAVNRTAGLSETIEDVNALCRKTKYCNEMQCNLDDFVFYGISTKLILPSNYKKLDIGQSLNVSCAEQNSSKVIEVTCGERGTLQPYPPSIICSVDDSDGKELKDAEVPMNNEIRKSCDECNQIGTDRCEEVEGGFMCFCKPNWSGAVCWISPNQCEIQQLQCGHNGTCFSEVDRGSVDAAVTGSAVALSTTEILLMVGKGLLLLYCPKEGQDTQVFYQNLRSLVISVAGLVVLLFHHPGLLDISPFYCSLWFCMVTILYSLGIGFFALEARNVYEVAQVKKRNSWDDFLGRTAFGAPKIALPTLLVSIVLGGGIIAAVAAHLDQVPSSWSCLGRFTSATMNIWLPIVIISTCAALASTYFAYCGWFLLHNLPQYSQKMNNYLETKDLLEKWSVEKCYRNVAFTAFGSWLLLGTWLTLALSSDWVTDSIVNTCVQSFQCWTFYPLKRGLLY; from the exons ATGTCGAGGAATCTCGACACTTCTTTCGTAATGCTGAACACATCGGATGCAGAAACGATAAAGATTCCCTTTGCTTCTTCTGAGGTATCTATTAAGACTCGAACATCACCGCTGTCAAAACTGACGATTTTGAGCACAACTGAAAATGATAAATCAGCCGATAATGAATTTTTATCACCGGCAGGCAGCGGTGCAGCATTAAATGTTTCAAGAACGACAATTTCGCAGCGATcttccaacattttttcccAAGGAGACGTGACGACGGTGGAAACGTCAGCAAAAACTACAGAGGAAAAGGATCAAGCCACAGATTCCGGGCTTAAAACATCTCAAAGTACAGTAGGTGTATCAGAGATTTCGAGTACGATTACCTCGCAACAATCTTCTGATTGTCTTAGTCAAGAGGTCACGACAACCGTGAGTAAGCCAGCAAAAACTACAGAGGAAAAGGATCAAGCCACAGATTCCGGGCTTAAAACATCTCAAAGTGCAGTAGGTGCATCAGAGATTTCGAGTATCATTACCTCGCAACAATCTTCCGATATTCGTGGTCAACAGGACACCACAACCGTGGGGAAGCCAACAAGGACTACAAGGGAAGAAGATCAAACAGTAGACTACGGATCTACAGTATTGCAAAGTAGTGTTGGTGCAATAAAGACTTCAGGTACGAGTACTTCGCATTCCAACATTCATGGCCAAGAAGACACAACAACCGTGGAAAAGCtagcaaaaattacaaaggAACTGACGGAAACAGCAGATTACGGATTTACAACATTGCAAAGTAGTGCTGATGCATACATAAAAGTTTCAGGTACGAGTACTCCGCAGCGATCTTCCATTACTTATAACCAAGAAGATTTGACAACGGTGGAGGAACTACCAAGGAGTACGGAAGAAACCTCGTACacttttaaaagcatcacgtTTGATGCGCTTTCTGACTCGTTTGCTACCATCGCTTCTTCAGCTGGAGATGAGGAAGGAAGTGTACATGGTTTCGAAAGAACATTGGAATCCACGAGAGTACGTCAAAAAAGTATTGAAACGACGATGTCAGAAGAAAGTATTTCTACCTCAATGTTCAACTATTCAAGTTCAGAAAGTACcatcttttcaaatgtttcgATGGCGATGACAAGAGCTGGAGAGTCAGAAACCTCTACAGCCTCACTAGTTTCTGTCTCTGGAATTTCGGACCATGAATCCTCTGATCATCAGCTCACATCTGGGAGCAGCCATAGAACATCAACCACAAAAATATTGTTGAAGCAAACTACTGTTCTCCACGAGGATTCTTCAGCACAGGCAAATCAAGAACCAGAAATTTCGATGtctcttgaaaaagaaagcagtaCTGGTGGTCACATTTCTCGCAGTGCTAGTGAAACACAGGAGGTTAGCTATTCATCTACCAAACGAACAGAGGGtaagtattcaaaaaatgagttCCTACTTTATACTGACATCGACACTGGAACTTCCAGCGGCATAAGCGAAGAATATAATAACACGAGCAAATATAAAAGcacacctaaaaaaaaaggtagtaGTGAGAGCATCGGACCACCAGAACTGAGTGAAACACGATCAAACATCAAAGTAGTAACCAGCACAACTGCGTACGAAAGTTTTTCGACTGCGAGTGGCAGTGCGGGGAGCAGCGAAACAGTGAAACCAAGCGAAAAACAATCAGGTATCAGAACAACAATTGGCACAAACAAGTACCAGGACACTTTTCCTGCAAATAACAGTACTGGGAGCACTGGAGCAGCAAAACTGAATGAAACACGATCGAATACGGAAGCAGCAGTTAGCATAACCAAGAACCAAAGGACGCATACTACAAATAATAATGACGGAAGAGTTGAAGCAGATCAGGATACTGAATCATCCAGATTTACTTCTCCGGCAGTGTTCACTtcttcaagaaagaaatttctaactGACGTTTCTAGCGAAATCATCAATACGGTCAAAGCCGACTTCGAAACCACCAGTGATAAGTTGGAGATCCCAGATATCCCGTATAACGCATCATCGACTACACTGAGCAAACAATTCCCTTCCAAACCGACGACAAGAGAAGTGGCTTTGTTCTCGTCTTCGACTTGGTCATCGAGCAAAGCTAAAAGCGATTTGCCGCCTACTTCGACACCATTAGTTTTGCTGAACTGGACCTCTGCATTAGTGAGAGAACGCCATTCCACGAAGTTCTTCGAGTCCTCATCAGCATCGCAACCGAACGCAACGCTGTTCggtaataaaatagaaacacTGGCATCCAAACTGACAAGTGCAGCCACAAATGCGAAAAGTGGGAATACCACTCCAGCATACCATACGTTCAACGAACTCAGCACTTTATCACTAGCCAACGCGGATAATCTGGAAATCGGTGAGAGTACGGAAttattcaaaacaaacaaaaaaccaagTTTTGACATAGTGTATCGGACAACGCTAGCGACAGAGACGTCAACAG TTATGAAGAGGGATCAGAATATTGCTATCGCATTCTTTCGTCACTTGATTCATCGACATATCGAAAG GTTTTGTGTGGAAAGACATACAACGGAAGAAGCACTGCTTACTTTATCATCCAATTCTCctgacgatttttttctcaaa GCCCTGAAAAACTGTCAAAGTGATGATGATAGCGATCTAGCTGATGAAAGAGACTTCGGAGATCCGGAAGTTGTAAAGCTAATACGCACCAGAAG CCCATCTACAATTCTGTTCTTCGTGAATGAGCATGACTCTGAAATGATCAAGAAGAACAGAACTGTTCGAATTGTTTCAATCGAAGGATCTACAAACTTCGCTCTGGCGGTGAATAGAACTGCTGGACTAAGCGAAACTATCGAGGATGTGAACGCTTTGTGCAGAAAAACAA AGTACTGCAATGAAATGCAATGCAACCTCGACGACTTTGTATTCTATGGGATAAGCACTAAACTTATACTGCCATCAAACTATAAAAAATTGGACATTGGACAAAGTTTGAA TGTTTCTTGTGCAGAACAAAACAGCAGCAAAGTCATCGAGGTGACATGTGGAGAGAGAGGCACACTGCAACCGTATCCACCGTCCATCATCTGCAGTGTTGATG aTTCTGACGGCAAGGAACTAAAAGATGCGGAAGTTCCAATGAACAACGAAATACGCAAATCATGTGACGAATGCAATCAAATCGGGACCGATAGATGTGAAGAAGTGGAAGGAGGGTTTATGTGCTTTTGCAAGCCCAACTGGAGT GGCGCCGTTTGTTGGATTTCTCCTAACCAGTGTGAAATTCAGCAACTTCAATGCGGTCACAACGGCACCTGCTTTTCGGAGGTTGATCGG GGTTCCGTTGATGCTGCGGTGACTGGAAGTGCAGTAGCGCTCTCAACTACTGAGATCCTATTGATGGTAGGAAAAGGATTACTCCTTCTATATTGTCCAAAAGAAGGACAG gacacACAAGTATTCTATCAAAATTTGCGCTCCTTGGTAATCTCAGTTGCGGGCCTTGTGGTTCTTCTGTTCCATCATCCAGGACTTCTCGACATCTCTCCTTTTTACTGTAGCTTATGGTTTTGCATGGTTACAATCCTCTATTCACTAG gAATTGGCTTTTTCGCACTGGAAGCTCGTAATGTGTACGAGGTAGCGCAAGTAAAGAAAAGGAATAGCTGGGACGATTTTCTGGGAAGAACAGCATTTGGAGCTCCCAAAATAGCG CTACCTACTCTCCTAGTAAGCATCGTTCTGGGTGGGGGGATTATAGCAGCTGTTGCCGCTCATCTCGACCaa GTACCGTCAAGCTGGAGTTGTCTCGGTCGTTTTACGTCCGCAACCATGAATATTTGGTTGCCAATCGTCATCATAAGTACATGCGCAGCACTCGCATCCACGTACTTTGCCTACTGCGGTTGGTTTCTCCTGCATAATCTTCCGCAATACTCTCAGAAAATGAATAACTACCTGGAAACAAAGGATCTTCTAGAGAAGTGGAGTGTAGAAAAA TGCTATCGTAATGTAGCATTTACTGCTTTTGGGTCATGGTTGCTACTCGGAACGTGGCTGACGTTGGCGCTCTCATCGGATTGGGTGACGGACTCTATCGTGAACACGTGTGTCCAGTCTTTTCAGTGTTGgaccttttatcctttaaaaaggGGACttctttattaa